A genomic window from Alkalihalobacillus sp. AL-G includes:
- the polX gene encoding DNA polymerase/3'-5' exonuclease PolX produces the protein MNKKQIIKILEQIALYMEIKGENSFKVSAYRRAAQALETDSRTIDEIGDISKLKGIGKGTLTVIEEALETGQSSLLEELKEELPNGLIALLHLPGLGGKKIAKLYHELNVTDIESLKTACEQNKVQGMQGFGKKTEEKILAAIEDYGSRPERLPIAYMLPVAEVIEAQLEKVEGIERFSRAGSLRRMSETIKDIDFIISTKAPEEVAAKLEQLENVTDVIAAGETKVSVVITYEYDISVDFRLVKPEEFATTLHHFTGSKEHNVKLRQLAKQRSEKISEYGIEDTETGEVTTFESEEDFFAHFGLNFIPPQARAGKEELELFQQPVDYLHLKDIQSDLHMHSTWSDGANSIEEMAEAARAMGYSYIVITDHSQFLRVANGLTPERIREQRNEIERVNQKWGDFTVLSGIEMDILPDGSLDYDDSLLEELDFVIASIHSAFSQDEATIMKRLETALRNPHVDLIAHPTGRIIGRRTGYPVNLDKLIELAAETNTALELNANPNRLDLAPEWLEKAQEKGVKLSINTDAHVRDTLDHMDIGVGIGQKALLRKENVLNTFDLKELQAFLARNK, from the coding sequence ATGAACAAAAAACAGATTATTAAAATATTGGAGCAGATTGCTCTTTACATGGAGATAAAAGGGGAAAACAGCTTTAAGGTTTCTGCGTATCGTCGTGCTGCCCAGGCACTCGAAACAGATTCAAGAACGATCGATGAAATTGGCGATATTTCAAAATTGAAGGGAATCGGAAAAGGCACACTGACGGTCATTGAAGAAGCCCTTGAAACGGGTCAATCCTCGTTACTTGAAGAGCTGAAGGAAGAGCTTCCAAACGGCCTGATTGCTCTTTTGCATTTACCTGGTCTTGGTGGCAAAAAGATTGCGAAACTCTACCATGAACTGAACGTAACTGATATTGAATCGTTAAAAACCGCTTGCGAGCAAAACAAAGTTCAAGGCATGCAGGGGTTCGGGAAAAAAACGGAAGAAAAAATCTTAGCTGCAATCGAAGATTATGGTTCACGGCCTGAGCGACTTCCGATTGCGTACATGCTCCCAGTTGCAGAAGTGATTGAAGCACAGCTCGAAAAAGTTGAGGGCATTGAACGGTTTTCTCGAGCGGGCAGTCTCCGCCGGATGAGTGAAACGATCAAGGACATCGATTTTATCATCAGCACGAAAGCTCCAGAGGAAGTTGCTGCAAAGCTTGAACAACTGGAAAATGTAACGGATGTAATTGCGGCAGGGGAAACGAAAGTATCGGTTGTAATTACGTATGAGTATGATATTTCTGTAGATTTTCGCCTCGTAAAACCAGAGGAATTCGCAACGACTCTACATCATTTTACAGGATCAAAGGAACATAATGTTAAACTGCGACAGCTTGCAAAGCAACGATCAGAGAAAATCAGTGAATACGGCATTGAGGATACAGAGACTGGGGAAGTCACAACATTTGAATCAGAGGAAGATTTTTTCGCTCATTTTGGGTTGAACTTCATTCCACCCCAGGCTCGTGCAGGGAAGGAAGAACTGGAGCTTTTTCAACAACCAGTCGATTATTTACATTTAAAAGATATTCAAAGTGATCTCCACATGCACTCTACCTGGAGTGACGGGGCGAACTCGATTGAAGAAATGGCCGAGGCTGCGAGAGCAATGGGGTATTCGTACATCGTTATCACCGACCACTCCCAGTTTCTTCGTGTAGCTAACGGATTAACGCCTGAACGAATTCGTGAGCAGCGAAATGAAATCGAACGCGTCAATCAAAAGTGGGGTGATTTTACGGTACTGTCCGGAATCGAAATGGACATATTACCTGATGGCTCCCTCGATTATGACGATTCGTTGTTAGAGGAGCTTGATTTTGTCATTGCTTCGATCCATTCGGCGTTTTCCCAGGATGAAGCGACGATCATGAAACGGCTGGAGACAGCGTTACGAAACCCGCACGTTGATTTGATCGCACATCCAACAGGTCGTATCATCGGTCGGAGAACCGGCTATCCGGTTAACCTGGACAAATTGATCGAGCTAGCTGCCGAAACGAACACGGCGCTTGAATTGAATGCGAACCCAAATCGACTCGATCTTGCACCGGAATGGCTGGAAAAAGCTCAGGAAAAAGGCGTCAAGCTTTCTATCAATACGGATGCCCATGTACGTGATACGCTCGATCACATGGATATTGGTGTGGGTATTGGCCAAAAAGCTTTGCTTCGAAAAGAGAACGTTCTGAATACGTTCGACCTAAAGGAACTTCAAGCATTTTTAGCCCGTAATAAGTAA
- a CDS encoding CvpA family protein, whose protein sequence is MVDLILIIVLIVGFLVGLRRGLILQLVHLTGFIAAFIIAYMYFDEVAPRLRLWVPYPEISEGNTLAIFMNSTLLEDAFYRAIAFAALFFGTKILLQILGSMLDFLADLPILRTINGWLGGLLGFVEVYLVIFLLLYFAALVPITSVQEVMGDSVIAQAMVEHTPVFSEKIHEIWITEINTKV, encoded by the coding sequence ATGGTTGATTTAATACTTATCATTGTTTTGATTGTAGGTTTTTTGGTGGGGTTAAGAAGGGGTTTGATTCTGCAACTCGTGCATTTAACAGGGTTCATTGCTGCTTTCATCATCGCGTATATGTATTTTGATGAAGTGGCACCAAGGTTACGATTATGGGTACCGTACCCAGAAATTTCTGAGGGCAACACTCTCGCGATTTTTATGAATTCCACACTTTTAGAAGATGCCTTCTACCGTGCGATTGCATTTGCGGCACTCTTTTTCGGGACAAAGATTCTACTTCAAATATTGGGATCGATGTTGGATTTTCTTGCGGACTTACCGATACTTCGGACGATAAACGGCTGGCTCGGTGGTTTATTAGGCTTTGTTGAAGTATATTTAGTAATCTTTTTACTGCTTTATTTTGCAGCACTCGTTCCGATTACATCCGTCCAAGAAGTAATGGGTGATTCTGTCATCGCACAGGCAATGGTTGAGCATACACCTGTTTTCTCAGAGAAAATCCATGAAATATGGATCACTGAAATTAATACGAAAGTGTGA
- the zapA gene encoding cell division protein ZapA, which translates to MSNEKNRTTVHIYGQQYTIIGAEGPGHVHKVASIVDRKMRDIRQQSNSLDAKQLAVLTAVNIVDDYLKLQERVRQLEKKKED; encoded by the coding sequence GTGTCTAACGAAAAAAATCGAACAACAGTACATATATACGGACAGCAATATACCATTATCGGTGCTGAGGGGCCTGGTCATGTCCATAAAGTTGCATCGATTGTTGATCGTAAAATGAGAGATATTCGTCAGCAAAGTAATAGTCTTGATGCAAAACAGCTTGCGGTATTGACCGCTGTAAACATAGTTGACGATTATTTGAAATTACAAGAACGTGTTCGACAATTAGAGAAAAAGAAAGAGGATTAA
- the rnhC gene encoding ribonuclease HIII, protein MAHSVLKLTKDQISRLEDTYKSFLQDTVPQGGQFVAKVDGCTITAYRSGKVLFQGATAEQESAKWSGEQVQSRPASEKRKRKTHNHLPPETISSMSIIGSDEVGTGDFFGPITVVSAYVSKQQIPLVQELGVKDSKLLKDPQIIEIAKDLLKVIPFSLMVLHNEKYNELQSKGMTQGKMKAMLHRRAIENVMTKLPEGSVVDGVLIDQFCEPGVYFRHTKTNAKASPVPYFFETKAETIHVSVAAASIIARYAFLKKMDELSKKTGVIIPKGAGQQVDEAAAKIILKQGKTYLNNITKAHFANTTKALKLAEKKRK, encoded by the coding sequence ATGGCGCATTCCGTCCTAAAACTGACAAAAGATCAAATCTCCAGATTAGAAGATACATATAAATCTTTTTTGCAAGATACGGTTCCTCAAGGTGGCCAGTTTGTTGCAAAGGTCGATGGATGTACGATTACAGCTTATCGTTCCGGAAAGGTTCTTTTCCAAGGGGCTACAGCCGAGCAAGAATCCGCCAAATGGAGCGGGGAGCAGGTTCAATCCAGACCGGCTTCTGAAAAACGGAAAAGAAAAACTCATAACCATTTACCTCCAGAAACGATCTCCTCGATGTCGATCATCGGCTCAGATGAAGTCGGAACAGGGGACTTTTTCGGCCCGATCACCGTTGTTTCTGCCTATGTATCGAAACAGCAGATTCCGCTCGTACAAGAACTTGGCGTCAAGGATTCAAAGTTATTAAAGGACCCTCAGATCATCGAAATCGCCAAGGATCTTCTTAAAGTGATTCCATTCAGTCTTATGGTGTTACATAACGAAAAATACAATGAACTACAAAGCAAGGGGATGACACAAGGAAAAATGAAAGCGATGCTCCATCGCCGAGCCATCGAGAATGTCATGACGAAACTTCCTGAAGGGTCAGTTGTAGATGGTGTCCTGATTGACCAGTTTTGTGAACCTGGCGTCTATTTCCGCCATACGAAAACGAATGCAAAAGCTTCTCCCGTCCCTTACTTTTTTGAAACAAAGGCGGAAACCATTCACGTATCAGTTGCTGCAGCATCGATCATTGCGCGCTATGCCTTTTTAAAAAAGATGGATGAACTATCGAAGAAAACTGGAGTCATCATTCCAAAAGGAGCAGGACAGCAAGTAGATGAAGCGGCGGCAAAAATCATTTTAAAGCAAGGAAAAACGTATTTAAACAATATCACAAAAGCCCATTTCGCCAACACAACAAAGGCCCTCAAGCTAGCCGAAAAGAAAAGGAAATAA
- a CDS encoding HAD family hydrolase: MIKAVIFDLDGTLLNRDASVRKFIDDQYDRYIKWVGHVPKKEYTSRFIELDCQGYVWKDKVYQQLIDDYNIDLLWEVLLRDYVVQFKNHCVPFVNLIPMLERLKSTSIEMGMITNGNGQFQMDNIIALGIEPYFNTILVSEWEGIKKPDPQLFIKSLKQLNVEPDECIFVGDHPINDVKAAKNVGMKAVWKRDEHWGCVEADFILNDLSELPLFIDKVNKIVAYKKAWRISPSFFDLRFFISFSFRLA, encoded by the coding sequence ATGATTAAAGCAGTGATATTTGATCTAGACGGCACTTTGTTAAATCGTGATGCTTCCGTACGAAAATTCATTGATGATCAATACGATAGGTACATTAAATGGGTTGGTCATGTCCCCAAAAAAGAGTACACGTCAAGGTTTATTGAATTAGATTGTCAAGGATACGTTTGGAAAGATAAAGTGTATCAACAACTGATCGATGATTATAACATAGATCTTTTATGGGAAGTTTTACTTCGAGATTATGTTGTACAGTTTAAGAATCATTGTGTCCCTTTTGTCAATCTGATACCTATGTTAGAGAGGTTAAAAAGCACGTCCATAGAAATGGGAATGATAACGAATGGGAACGGGCAATTCCAAATGGACAATATTATAGCATTAGGAATCGAGCCCTATTTTAATACGATTCTTGTCTCTGAATGGGAGGGTATAAAAAAACCTGATCCACAACTTTTTATAAAAAGCTTGAAGCAACTAAATGTCGAACCTGACGAATGTATATTTGTTGGAGATCATCCAATAAACGATGTAAAAGCCGCCAAAAATGTAGGAATGAAGGCCGTTTGGAAAAGAGATGAACATTGGGGCTGTGTAGAAGCAGATTTCATATTGAATGATTTGTCAGAGCTTCCATTATTCATTGATAAAGTAAATAAAATAGTCGCATATAAAAAAGCTTGGCGAATTTCTCCAAGCTTTTTTGACTTACGCTTTTTTATTTCCTTTTCTTTTCGGCTAGCTTGA
- a CDS encoding GyrI-like domain-containing protein, producing MNQEVISEKSVKELGEVKIVGFRVVCADERYIEEIPKAAKVLKERTVEIENVTNSGQQIGAFVVEESSPEQDGYWIGVQVSEYKDIPENMTTLTIPAQRYATILHIGPNNLMRNSYAQLHQWIEEKGYIRSNTSWNLELYQKENDPENLRVELFNYIL from the coding sequence ATGAATCAGGAAGTTATAAGTGAAAAATCTGTTAAAGAATTAGGCGAAGTAAAAATAGTCGGGTTTAGAGTAGTTTGTGCAGATGAAAGGTATATTGAAGAAATACCAAAAGCTGCAAAGGTATTAAAAGAGAGAACGGTAGAAATTGAGAATGTCACAAACTCAGGTCAACAGATAGGAGCTTTTGTGGTAGAAGAATCATCACCAGAGCAAGATGGTTATTGGATTGGTGTTCAAGTAAGTGAATATAAAGACATACCAGAAAATATGACTACTTTGACAATTCCAGCGCAAAGATATGCTACCATTTTACATATAGGACCAAATAACCTAATGAGAAATAGTTATGCTCAATTGCATCAATGGATTGAAGAGAAAGGGTATATACGTTCCAATACGAGTTGGAACTTGGAATTATATCAAAAAGAAAACGATCCTGAAAATCTTCGAGTAGAATTATTCAACTACATTTTGTAA
- a CDS encoding YdeI family protein, with product MTNSKMNRKVDGFLRKAKKWKGEFETLRNIVLDCELTEEFKWMHPCYTFENKNIVLIHGFKEYCALLFHKGALFKDPHGILIQQTENVQAARQIRFTNVQEIVEMEPILKAYINEAIEVEKAGLEVKMKTELTIPEELQNKFDEVPTLKTAFEALTPGRQRAYILYFSKAKQSKTRESRVEKYMQKILNGKGLND from the coding sequence ATGACAAATAGTAAAATGAATCGTAAGGTTGATGGATTTTTACGAAAAGCCAAAAAGTGGAAGGGAGAATTTGAGACGTTAAGAAATATCGTTCTTGACTGTGAGCTGACCGAAGAATTTAAGTGGATGCATCCTTGTTACACGTTTGAGAATAAAAACATCGTTTTAATACATGGATTTAAAGAATATTGTGCGCTTCTGTTTCACAAAGGTGCCTTGTTTAAGGATCCCCATGGGATTTTAATCCAACAAACAGAGAATGTACAGGCTGCGCGCCAGATTCGGTTCACCAATGTTCAAGAAATAGTTGAAATGGAACCCATCTTGAAAGCCTATATTAATGAAGCCATTGAAGTTGAAAAAGCCGGTTTGGAAGTGAAAATGAAAACAGAACTTACAATTCCTGAAGAACTTCAAAATAAATTCGATGAAGTCCCTACCTTGAAAACGGCTTTTGAAGCATTGACGCCGGGACGGCAAAGAGCATACATTCTTTATTTTTCTAAAGCCAAACAATCCAAAACTCGAGAGTCAAGGGTTGAAAAGTATATGCAGAAAATTCTCAATGGAAAGGGATTAAATGATTAG
- a CDS encoding DNA alkylation repair protein, producing the protein MDLEMVMQELEALGKDRIKKTYISNGAHEPLFGVATGKMKPLAKNIKRNQPLAEQLYATGNYDAMYFAGIIADPMTMTEADFERWMDAAYFYMLSDYVVAVTLAENDIAQDVADKWIANGEELRMSAGWSCYCWLLGNRPDGEFSTSKISSMLDKVESTIHDSPDRTKSAMNNFIYTVGISYLPLHEKAVETAKVVGPVEVRRGKKKSSILLASENIQKDLDRGQLGFKRKNVRC; encoded by the coding sequence ATGGATTTAGAAATGGTTATGCAGGAACTAGAAGCGCTCGGCAAGGATCGAATTAAAAAGACTTACATAAGCAATGGTGCACACGAGCCGCTTTTTGGTGTGGCTACAGGCAAAATGAAGCCGCTCGCAAAGAATATCAAGAGAAATCAGCCTTTAGCCGAGCAGCTTTACGCTACCGGGAACTACGATGCCATGTATTTTGCCGGCATCATTGCGGACCCAATGACAATGACTGAGGCGGATTTTGAACGTTGGATGGATGCGGCGTATTTTTATATGCTGTCCGATTATGTGGTTGCAGTAACTTTGGCAGAAAACGATATTGCGCAAGATGTTGCCGATAAATGGATTGCAAATGGTGAAGAACTTAGGATGTCGGCAGGCTGGAGTTGTTACTGTTGGCTTTTGGGTAATCGCCCGGACGGTGAATTTAGCACAAGCAAGATTTCCAGTATGCTTGATAAGGTGGAAAGTACGATTCACGATTCACCTGATCGAACGAAATCTGCTATGAATAATTTTATCTACACAGTCGGGATTTCATATTTGCCACTCCATGAAAAGGCGGTTGAAACCGCCAAGGTAGTAGGCCCAGTCGAAGTCAGGCGGGGCAAGAAAAAAAGCAGTATCCTGCTTGCTTCCGAAAATATTCAAAAGGATTTAGATAGGGGGCAGCTTGGTTTCAAACGCAAAAATGTAAGGTGTTAG
- a CDS encoding peptidase E produces MRQVIALGGGGFSMEPENPLLDLYVLNQSSKIKPKICFVPTASGDSDNYISRFYNFFEKQNCKPSHLSLFKPQTRELESFLLNKDIIYVGGGNTKNLLILWKEWGLDIILKKAWEQGVVLVGISAGSICWFEEGVTDSFGDALEPLECLGLLKGSNCPLYDGESNRRPSYQEFVAKGKIKSGIAAADGVALHYMDQDVSKIVSSRPNAKAYKVYFDKTVKEIELETKFLGDY; encoded by the coding sequence ATGAGGCAAGTGATTGCTCTTGGTGGCGGTGGATTCTCTATGGAACCAGAAAATCCGTTGCTGGATTTGTACGTACTTAATCAATCAAGCAAAATAAAGCCCAAGATTTGTTTCGTTCCTACTGCAAGTGGAGATTCAGATAACTACATTTCAAGGTTTTATAACTTCTTTGAAAAGCAAAATTGTAAACCATCACATCTTTCATTATTCAAACCTCAAACCAGAGAATTGGAGAGCTTTCTATTAAATAAAGATATAATTTATGTTGGCGGTGGTAACACCAAAAATTTACTGATTTTATGGAAAGAATGGGGACTAGATATTATATTAAAAAAGGCTTGGGAACAAGGGGTAGTATTAGTTGGCATCAGTGCAGGTTCCATTTGTTGGTTTGAAGAAGGAGTTACTGATTCATTTGGGGATGCACTTGAACCATTAGAGTGTTTAGGTTTGCTAAAAGGTAGTAATTGCCCTCTTTATGATGGAGAATCAAATAGAAGACCTTCCTATCAGGAATTTGTAGCTAAAGGTAAAATAAAGTCGGGTATTGCTGCTGCTGATGGTGTTGCTCTACACTATATGGACCAAGATGTAAGTAAAATCGTTAGTTCAAGACCTAATGCCAAGGCTTATAAGGTTTATTTTGATAAGACAGTAAAAGAGATTGAATTGGAGACAAAATTTTTAGGTGATTATTAA
- a CDS encoding GNAT family N-acetyltransferase translates to MERKMTGLTFYKDYKNNEKLRKSFNELATLIFGINFEDWYQKGYWNNRYIPFSYTDGDKVIANVSVNLLEFVINGEKKRAIQIGTVMTHPDYRDRGLSASLMNKVLEEYENKYDFMYLFANQSVLEFYPKFGFKPVKEYQFSMEYSTSQNGVTGIRKLDGSNIDDLKFIYELALERVPVSKRFGTDNTQGLLMFYCIYVFNNDIYYLEDEEAIVIFEQEDGQVDIFDMVSKKAVNIDKILSKISHYDINKIVFHYTPDYQGIKTQRYIFNGDDVLFVKISGNNEFPLFQVKHPLTSQA, encoded by the coding sequence ATGGAGAGGAAGATGACAGGATTAACTTTTTATAAGGATTACAAAAATAATGAGAAATTAAGAAAAAGTTTCAATGAACTTGCTACGTTGATATTTGGTATAAATTTTGAAGATTGGTATCAAAAAGGATATTGGAATAACCGTTATATTCCCTTTTCTTATACTGATGGGGATAAAGTGATAGCAAATGTTTCGGTAAACCTATTGGAATTCGTGATAAATGGTGAGAAAAAAAGAGCTATACAAATAGGGACAGTTATGACACACCCTGATTATCGAGATCGAGGACTTTCAGCAAGTCTAATGAACAAGGTTTTAGAAGAATACGAAAATAAATATGACTTTATGTACTTGTTTGCTAATCAAAGTGTTTTAGAATTTTATCCTAAATTCGGATTTAAGCCAGTAAAAGAATATCAGTTTTCAATGGAGTATTCAACGAGTCAAAATGGTGTAACAGGTATTCGTAAATTAGATGGAAGTAATATTGATGATCTTAAGTTCATTTATGAACTTGCATTAGAAAGAGTTCCAGTTTCAAAACGCTTTGGGACGGATAACACTCAAGGGTTACTGATGTTTTATTGTATATATGTATTTAACAATGATATTTATTACCTTGAGGATGAAGAGGCAATTGTAATTTTTGAACAAGAGGACGGGCAAGTAGATATTTTTGATATGGTGAGTAAAAAAGCGGTTAACATTGATAAAATCCTTTCAAAGATTTCTCATTACGATATTAATAAAATTGTCTTCCATTATACTCCTGACTATCAAGGGATTAAAACTCAACGTTATATCTTTAATGGGGATGATGTGTTATTTGTAAAAATAAGTGGGAACAATGAGTTTCCATTGTTCCAAGTTAAACATCCTCTTACCTCCCAAGCCTAA
- a CDS encoding DUF4256 domain-containing protein translates to MSKNNKGETNLTKRNKELSLEKREELLRALKARFEKNMNRHKGLEWAKVQAKLDVHNEKLWSLNEMERTGGEPDVVGFDKKKGEYIFYDCSAESPKGRRSVCYDREALESRKKHKPENNAIDMATSMGIKLLTEEQYQVLQKLGNFDMKTSSWVQTPSDIRELGGALFCDCRFGHVFVYYNGAESYYAARGFRGSLMV, encoded by the coding sequence ATGAGTAAAAACAATAAGGGGGAAACGAATTTGACAAAGAGAAATAAGGAGTTGTCACTAGAAAAACGTGAAGAATTACTCAGAGCATTAAAAGCACGTTTTGAGAAAAACATGAACCGCCATAAAGGTCTTGAATGGGCTAAAGTACAAGCAAAGCTGGATGTTCATAATGAAAAACTGTGGTCGCTCAATGAAATGGAAAGAACTGGTGGTGAACCGGATGTTGTTGGTTTTGATAAAAAGAAGGGCGAATACATTTTTTATGATTGTTCAGCGGAAAGTCCTAAAGGTCGCAGAAGTGTTTGTTACGACCGTGAAGCGCTAGAGTCAAGAAAAAAACATAAACCTGAAAACAACGCTATTGATATGGCAACTTCCATGGGTATAAAACTTTTGACTGAAGAACAATATCAAGTGTTGCAGAAACTTGGAAATTTCGATATGAAAACGTCGAGCTGGGTGCAAACACCCTCTGATATAAGAGAACTCGGCGGTGCACTTTTTTGTGATTGTCGCTTCGGTCACGTCTTCGTGTATTACAATGGAGCAGAATCCTACTATGCTGCCAGGGGTTTTCGTGGCTCGCTAATGGTCTAA
- a CDS encoding HAD family hydrolase — protein MSQSLIFDMDGTLFQTDKILELSLDDTFNHLRSLNKWDTVTPIDKYREIMGVPLPKVWEALLPNHSNEVREQTNAYFLERLVENIRSGKGVLYPNLKEVFSYLKENNCSIYIASNGLTEYLKAIVSYYNLDNWVTETFSIQQIESLNKSDLVQSIIKKYDITNAAVVGDRLSDINAAKDNRLVSIGCNFDFAREDELSQADMIIDNLIELKAILAELNTKHIERGYLK, from the coding sequence ATGTCTCAATCACTCATCTTTGATATGGATGGAACACTATTTCAAACAGATAAGATATTAGAATTGTCACTTGATGATACTTTTAACCATTTACGGTCACTAAATAAATGGGATACAGTAACCCCTATTGATAAATACCGTGAAATTATGGGTGTACCTTTACCAAAAGTATGGGAAGCTTTGTTACCTAATCATTCCAATGAAGTAAGAGAACAAACTAATGCTTATTTTCTGGAAAGATTAGTTGAAAATATAAGAAGTGGGAAAGGTGTTTTATATCCTAATCTAAAGGAAGTTTTCAGTTATTTGAAAGAGAATAATTGTTCAATTTACATAGCAAGCAATGGTTTAACGGAATATTTAAAAGCAATTGTGAGTTATTATAATTTGGATAATTGGGTTACTGAAACATTTAGTATCCAACAAATTGAATCTTTGAATAAATCAGACTTAGTTCAGAGTATTATAAAAAAATATGATATTACCAATGCAGCAGTAGTAGGAGATCGCCTATCGGATATAAATGCAGCTAAAGATAATCGTTTAGTTTCAATAGGATGCAATTTTGATTTTGCTCGAGAAGATGAACTTTCTCAAGCTGATATGATAATTGATAATTTAATTGAATTAAAAGCAATTTTAGCTGAATTAAATACAAAGCATATTGAACGGGGGTATCTGAAATAA
- a CDS encoding DUF1643 domain-containing protein — MEFDATFDNAKNPIFRYSLTRIWDRRLKKATIIMLNPSIANVLKNDLSINRCLNFCIDKNYGSIEVVNLFAYIETDSKKLSAKPEFIGIENDFYLQTAVKSADTIIVAWGSDKEYRTRKKEVWNRFLNNRMVYYFEDNSSRTPPVHTSRLANGIYLKEFSPTF; from the coding sequence ATGGAGTTTGATGCAACTTTTGATAATGCTAAAAACCCTATTTTTAGATACTCGCTGACGAGGATTTGGGATAGAAGGTTAAAAAAAGCAACAATAATTATGCTTAATCCCAGCATAGCAAATGTGTTAAAAAACGATTTATCTATTAATCGTTGTCTTAATTTTTGTATCGATAAGAATTACGGTTCAATAGAAGTCGTGAACCTATTTGCTTATATTGAAACTGACTCAAAGAAACTGTCTGCAAAACCTGAATTTATTGGTATTGAAAACGATTTCTATTTACAAACTGCTGTTAAAAGTGCTGATACTATTATTGTTGCTTGGGGCAGCGATAAGGAATATAGAACTAGAAAAAAAGAGGTCTGGAATAGATTCTTAAATAATAGGATGGTGTATTATTTTGAAGATAATTCCTCTCGAACACCACCTGTTCATACTTCACGATTAGCCAATGGCATTTATTTAAAAGAATTTAGTCCAACATTTTAA
- a CDS encoding cytidine deaminase: MSIEQQLYEAVIELIERRYPIGWGGAAAIGLEDGTVLTSIAPEVINDSTNLCMETGSILEAHKLNKRVTHSICVVRDDEHSEYKVLSPCGICQERLFYWGPNVKVAISVPGENIVYKKLSEVQPYHWSTAYDGDNLFEK; encoded by the coding sequence ATGAGTATTGAACAACAATTATATGAAGCAGTAATTGAACTAATAGAACGAAGATATCCAATTGGTTGGGGGGGTGCTGCGGCTATAGGGTTAGAAGATGGCACCGTCTTAACAAGTATAGCACCAGAAGTGATTAATGACTCAACTAATCTTTGTATGGAAACAGGTTCTATTTTAGAGGCTCATAAATTAAATAAACGGGTTACTCACTCCATATGTGTAGTTCGTGATGATGAACACTCTGAATACAAAGTTTTGTCGCCGTGCGGAATATGCCAAGAAAGACTCTTTTATTGGGGGCCAAACGTCAAGGTTGCAATTAGTGTACCAGGTGAAAATATTGTTTACAAAAAACTATCTGAGGTGCAGCCTTATCATTGGTCTACAGCATATGATGGCGATAACTTATTTGAGAAGTAA
- a CDS encoding DinB family protein, giving the protein MDIKTLLLQQWASCLDEEDWFPPLEKVLEDITFEQAIWKPADGEMNSIWELVCHLLFYEKRFLMRFLGETANEQQAENNDSTFRLPTKTLEKWKETKQEYFYVHRELGKILARSEHEDLYRQIPGEDNSLVLELKSLAMHDAYHIGQIVFLSKMQGAWPGKRSF; this is encoded by the coding sequence ATGGATATAAAGACACTTTTGTTACAACAATGGGCAAGCTGCTTAGATGAAGAAGACTGGTTTCCACCACTTGAAAAAGTGCTAGAGGATATTACTTTTGAACAGGCAATTTGGAAACCAGCTGATGGGGAAATGAATTCAATTTGGGAATTAGTTTGTCATTTACTTTTCTATGAAAAGAGATTTCTGATGCGATTTCTTGGTGAAACAGCGAATGAACAACAGGCAGAAAATAATGACTCTACATTTCGATTACCAACTAAGACGTTAGAAAAGTGGAAGGAAACAAAACAAGAATACTTTTATGTTCATCGTGAACTTGGAAAAATACTAGCAAGATCAGAACATGAAGATTTGTATAGACAGATCCCAGGAGAAGATAATTCATTAGTGCTTGAACTGAAGAGTTTAGCAATGCACGACGCATATCATATTGGGCAAATTGTATTCCTTAGTAAAATGCAAGGAGCTTGGCCAGGGAAACGCAGCTTTTAA